From the genome of Triticum aestivum cultivar Chinese Spring chromosome 1A, IWGSC CS RefSeq v2.1, whole genome shotgun sequence:
TCATTACGAAGCTATTACCACCATATTATAGGGCGGTACGTTTTATGTCTAAATAGCCTAATGTTTTTGAACTGCAGGCAAGCCTCGTGCACCAGGAAAATATTGAGCTACACAAGAAACTAAACATCATTCGTCAAGAGAACATAGATTTGCAAAACAAGGTGCATGGGTATAAGAGTCCATCGATCcatggaaaaataaaataaaataaaacaaagggaGTTTAAAGGAGCACTCAATCCATACTCCACAAACTTATCTTGCGTACATGTGCATGtgtaagttgtcatgttgctttCATTTTCAGTTAAATGGCCAGGCCGAAGTAAACGGGACAATTACAAGTTCATCTAGTGAGTACTACATTGCTGCTCGAGAGGATCCAGTTCGTCTGGAACTCAGCTATCCAGACCATGCAGAAAGGGATGAGCAACCAGAATCACCAACGCTGGGGTACGATAAAGTTTTTTTTTTCTAATTTGCTTTGCCCTTGAAATTATTAAGCCAAAGCAAGCACACATAAACTGACATTATGAGCAACCTCTCCCTGCAATGCATGCAACAGTCTATGGCTACCAGCTGAAAGATTCAAAAAATGACAGGCTAAAAGTTTCTACTGCTAGGACTGCCAGATGATCGAGGATTGATGTGCCAACTCCGTTCTAAATCAAGTGCAAGTTCATGCATGTTTCCAGTGCTGTAAAAATTGAAAGATTTGGAAGCGTTCATACTCCTCGATGAGGAGCCACGTTGATTTATATTGCGAGAGACAGAACAGCCCTGTCGTGGCTTACAAGAAGAGGAAACCAAGTCGGGAGAGGAGTTGGCTGTTTACAGGAATCCTAGCAGGCTACGGGAGAGAGAGATAGAATAAGGTTGAGATTACATCAAGGAGATAAACACaaattctaacaccctcccttaatctcaactatcctacGTTTAGATTCCTCTTGAACTCTTCAAATGGTTTTGCTGGTAGTGCCTTAGTAAATCCATCCGCCACTTGATCTTTGGAAGGAATGAACCGTATCTCAAGTTTCTTTGCTGCAACCCTTTCACGTACAAAGTGAAAGTCAATCTCTATATGCTTGGTTcttgcatgaaacactggatttgcTGACAAATATGTTgctcccaaattatcacaccataagcATGAGATGCGATTCTGCTTAATTCCCAATTCTTCTAGTAGTGACTCAATCCAAATAATTTCTGCAGTTGCATTAGCCAAAGATTTGtactcagcctctgtacttgacCTTGACACAGTGGCCTGTTTCCTGGCACTCCAAGGAATAAGATTAGGACCAAAAAATATTGCAAAGCCTCCAGTTGATTTTCTGTCATCATTGCAACCTGCCCAATCAGCATCGGAGAATGCACTCACAAGAGTGGAATTGGAGCGTCTGAAATGCAGTCCTGTTCCCATAGTATGTTTAACATACCTTACAATTCTCTTGACAGCTGTCCAATGTGTAGTAGTAGGTGCATGCAGATATTGACAAACCTTAttaacagcaaaagagatatctggaCGAGTAAGAGTCAAGTACTGCAATGCTCCAACAGTGCTTCTATACCTTGTGCTATCTCCCTCCTGAAGTGGCTCTCCTTCATATGCTGAAAGTTTCTCCGAGGAGGACAAAAGTGTAGGCGCAGGCTTGCAGTTTTTCATCCCCATGCGAGATAGAAGCCCAGTAACATATTTCTCTTTGATTTAGTACTATGCCATCTTGAGTCTTCTTAACTTCAATGCCTAGTAAAAAGTGCAAATCACCCAGATCTTTCAAAGCAAATTCCGAGCTCAAATCATGTAGAAGAGCATTAATAGCACTTTGTGATgaacttgcaactatgatatcatccacatatatgagCACAAAGATGACTACTTTTCCCTTGTTATAAATGAATAGAGATGTGTCAGCTTTGGAAGCAATAAAACCAAGATACTTCAGCTGTGAGCTCAACCTGGAGTACCGtgctctaggtgcttgtttcaaACCATAGAGTGCTTTGTCAAGCTTGCAGACATACTGTGGCATTTTCTTATTCTCATATCCTGGTGGCTGCCTCATGAacacctcctcttccagaacaccatgtaaaaatgcgttctgtacatctagctgtcttAGACTCCATCCCCTGGATACAGCAATGGCTAACACAAGTCTTATAGTTGCAGCTTTTACAACGGGACTGAAGGTATCCTCATAGTCTAAACCATAACGTTGTTTAAAGCCCTTTGCAACTAGACGTGCCTTATACCTATCAATGTAGCCATCTGCTTTCTTTTTGATTCTGtacacccacttgcaatcaataatatttttacctctTTGGTCAGGCCACAAGACGCCAAGTTTTGTTCCTCATAAGTGCAGAATACTCCTCATCCATTGTTGTCTTCCACTTAGGGTCACCAAGTGCATCAGTTAATGTTGTTGGTTCCCCTGAAATACATAGCATGCCATACGGTATAGTACCATCAGTACGTATTTTTGGATTACGTATACCTTTTTGTAATCTGGTCATAACTCGCAAGGGAGCTTCTTCTTGTTGCATGTGTACAGGGAGTATTGGCGCAGAAGATCCACTTGCTGCTGCTAAATCTGCTGGTGCAGGAGATCCATCTGACGTGTGCGTAGAAGATCCAGTAGATCTCGGTGTGACCCCCCTGCCACTGGACGCCCGGGAAGCTGCAGGACTCGCGGGCGCAGAGGATCCGCCAGCATGCATGTGCGCGGGGCGCGAGGAGGAAACAACCGCGCGGCTGGTCCCGCTGTCAGGGGACGCGTCGGTGCGGGGTTGGCCCGCCCAGGAATCTAGGCCACCTGGGACGCGATCCAAAAAGGATGTGCGCGCCCGATCCGAGGCCTGCCAGCGGGCAGGAGTACCAGACGCCGCCAAATCATCACCGGGATCAGCGCCAGGTTCGTCTTCTTCTGGAGCATGAAATAACACATCATCTTGAGCGAAATTTTCATGGTTTTGACCGTTTTGAATGCCGTTTTCTTCAGGAACCTGCACAGGCATAAGAGTAGAGGAACTGGCAGGATTATCATCATATTGGTCAGTACAATTGTCTCCCCCGTGATCAAAATTTCGAAGATGTGATGGAAGAAGGAGAATTTCCTTTCGAAGAAGAGCACCGACATTTGGATGAAGAGATGCAAAGGGAAACACGGATTCATCGAAGACAACGTCTCTAGATATATAAACCCTACCAGTGGGAACATCTAGACATTTAACCCCCTTGTGCATAGGGCTATAGCctaagaaaacacatttttttgaacGGAAAGCAAGTTTGCGTGTGTTATAGGGTCGAAGATTTGGCCAACATGCGCAACCAAAGATACGGAGAGATGTGTAATCAGGTGTGACACCAAGAAGCCGTGTAATGGGTGTTTCAAGTTTGATAACTTTGCTTGGGAGCAAGTTGATAAGATATGTAGCAGTTAAAAAAGCTTCATCCCAGAATTTGAGTGGCATGGATGCATTTGCTAGTAATGCGAGTCCTACATCAACAATATGACGGTGCTTTCTTTCAGCCGATCCCTTTTGTTGATGAGCATGAGGATAAGAGACATGATGTGAAATaccaagtttttgaaaaaaggGATTTAACTTCTCATACTCACCACCCTAGTCAGTCTGCATAGCAATGATCTTAGAGTTTAGTTTGtgttcaacaagattttggaagTTGATGAAAACTTGAAAGACTTCAGATTGCTTCTTCAATAAgtaaatccaagtaaatttactataatcatcaatgaagcttacataataggaaaatctaccaactgaagtaggggctggcccccatacatctgaaaaaatAAGTTGCAATGGAGCGGTAGATACACTAGTAGAAATAGGATAAGGTAGCTGATGACTTTTGGCCTGTTGACAcggatcacaaactgactcaaTACTAGACTCATATGAGGgtttatttttgctaagaacaTATCTAACAATAACTAAAGATGGATGACCCAAACGACTGTGCCACTTTGCTGAAGACGGCTTAGTGACGACATAAGCTTGTTTATTTGaccatgatgacgatgatgatgatgatatgagtggATAGAGACCTCCCACGCACCGTCCTCTAAGAATGATTCTCCTCGTGGCTAGGTCCTTTaccaagaaaaaataaggataCAACTCTATAAGAATATTGTTGTCAAGAGTGAATCGATGAACGGAAACAAGGTTTCTGGATGTTTCAGGAACATGTAAGATATTTTTCAAGTGCAAAGTTTCTACGGGGCTTTTAACAATTGAACTACCAATATGTAAAATTTCCATACCAGAACCACTCGCCGTGTGAATTTGGTCTCCACCATTGTACCTCTCTCGCATCGTCAATTTGTCAAGTTCCCCAGTATGTGGTTTGTAGCTCCGCTGTCGGCATACCAATTGGTATCCACACCATAGGAGACAACATGTGCCCCCCTTTCCTCCTGATTATTTTCTTCATAGCGCCACCAACATGTGCGTGCACCCCCTGGATGATGCTTAAAGCAAATCTGACACTCAGGGTAGTCATGTTGTTGTTGCTGATCACGCCCTTGCTGCTGTTGTGGTTGCTGTCGAGGACGTCCTCTGTAGGCACCGCCTCCACCAGCAGGAGGGGGTTGGCGGTCGCCACGGCCACGCTCCCTTCCTCCTCGCCCGCGATAGAATCTTCCACGAGCTTGGCCACGACCTCTGTAAGCCGCGTTTGCAGATTTATGGAAAGTGCTTGAAGATGAATCGCCCAACATCTCCATCATCTGATCAAAAGCGGAGATTTGGGTGAAGAGGTCGTCCGCCGTGATCAAGTTCTTGACAGCACCAACCGCCGCAACCATAGGATCATAGTCACGGTCTAGCCCTGCAAGAATATAATCAACCATCTCCGGATCTGACACCGGACGGCCAACAACAGCTAGTTCATCTGCAAGGTTTTTCATCTTCGCCATGAAGGCAGAACTTGACATGGAGCCCTTCTTGGTTGTGGTGATCGCAATTCTCAGGTTTGTGATCCTGGATTGCGACTGAGAGGCGAAGAGATTTGTCACCGTCGTCCATAGCTCGAAGGTAGAGTCCTTCCCGACGACCTGTCCAAGAATTTCTGGAGTCATAGAATTGAGTAAGTATGAGAGGACCTGCTGATCTTTGGCAATCCATGGCCCGTACAGCGGGTTCGGCTCCATGGCCGAAGTTTTGTCCGCCTTGGTAATCTCCACCATCTTGGGGGGAGCAACATCGGAGTTGTCCAAAAGCCCCGTCACCTGCGCACCTCGCAGGGCTGGGAGCACTTGCGTTTTCCAGAGGATAAAGTTGCCTCTCGCAAGCTTTTCAGACGGGGGCGCGCCGAGGTTGAGGGCGACACCTGTTGACGACGACATGGGGGCGATGCTGATGTGCTTGGTGTTTGATTTTTTTGTGGCTAGATGTCTAAGGAAGAGGATGCTCTGATTACCATGAAAGATTTGGAAGCGTTCATACTCCTCGATGAGGAGCCGCGTTGATTTATATTGCGAGAGACAGAACAACCCTGTCGTGGCTTACAAGAAGAGGAAACCAAGTCGGGAGAGGAGTTGGCTGTTTACAGGAATCCTAGCAGGCTACGGGAGAGAGAGATAGAATAAGGTTGAGATTACATCAAGGAGATAAACACAAATTCTAACAAAAATAAACCACAATTGGGAGATTTGCAACTTgctccatgtattttatttttcttgttctttaaataaattattacTGTTGCTAACAAAGCAACAGGAATTTGCTTTGTTGAATCCCGGATgcataaacttgcattcaaataaaataaagtgtcaTAAAAAAACATGGTGGTTAGAGTTTTCAGTTGCAGGCAACATTCTGCGAGATTTGGAGTACCATTTATTCAAAGGAAGTTCTCCAGGTACCTTCACGTTACCATTTTATTTCAAAGGAAAACCTTTGCACCAACAAGAGGGAGGAAGTCAGCAAATGTTGCCATTTTTGGGTGTGTCATGAAGAGCTGGTAGTTGAACGGAACGCTT
Proteins encoded in this window:
- the LOC123078702 gene encoding MADS-box transcription factor 27-like, which produces MVRGKAVIERIENTTSRQVTFSKRKSGLFKKARELGVLCDAQVAVLLFSNTGRLYDYSNSNSGMKSIIERYQHVKEGQQFMSASAEAKFWQAEGVRLRQQLHNLQENHRQLLGQHLSGLGLEDLRGLENQLETSIHNIRLTKDQLMIDETEELKKKASLVHQENIELHKKLNIIRQENIDLQNKLNGQAEVNGTITSSSSEYYIAAREDPVRLELSYPDHAERDEQPESPTLGDVSALEAIKPRYFSCELNLEYRALGSIGAEDPLAAAKSAGAGDPSDVCVEDPVDLGVTPLPLDAREAAGLAGAEDPPACMCAGREEETTARLVPLSGDASVRGWPAQESRPPGTRSKKDVRARSEACQRAGVPDAAKSSPGSAPGTCTGIRVEELAGLSSYWSVQLSPP